A single region of the Acidobacteriota bacterium genome encodes:
- a CDS encoding MFS transporter codes for MGGRAVLKSQNSGSAPTPRRGAVASWCLYDWANSAFTTLVVTFVYATYFSQTFAEAADRGTALWSRGITISSLIIALISPVLGAMADRSGLRRRFLVAATLVSVGATSWLAFIVPGSGNAVLSALTLFVIANVGFEVGMVFYNSFLPQLSTPRTIGRISGYAWGLGYAGGLVCLVVALLGLIGLGEGAPWLPLSTEDGFNVRASNLLVGLWFLLFSLPALILLRDEAAPRAGETTGNALATVRHAFEDLGRTLTRIRDFPDIVRFLIARLIYNDGLITVFAFGGVYAAGTFGMDTAEVIVFGIALNVAAGLGAFLFGLMDDRVGGRATVLWSLVGLFVCSLVAVAAPNRTWFWGAALVLGLFMGPNQSASRSLMGRFAPKRYESEFFGFFAFSGKATAFLGPMLLGLITAGYGQRAGIAVVLVFFLVGGLLLLRVDEARGIERAARSA; via the coding sequence GTGGGAGGACGAGCGGTTCTGAAGAGCCAGAACAGCGGATCGGCGCCTACCCCGCGCCGCGGGGCGGTGGCGTCCTGGTGTCTCTACGACTGGGCCAATTCCGCCTTCACCACTCTGGTGGTGACCTTCGTCTACGCCACTTACTTCTCCCAGACCTTCGCCGAGGCCGCGGATCGGGGCACCGCCCTGTGGTCGCGCGGGATCACGATCAGCTCGCTGATCATCGCCCTGATCTCACCGGTACTCGGAGCGATGGCCGACCGTTCGGGCCTTCGCCGGCGCTTCCTGGTCGCCGCGACCCTGGTTTCGGTCGGCGCCACCAGCTGGCTTGCCTTCATCGTCCCGGGAAGCGGCAACGCCGTACTCTCGGCACTAACGCTGTTCGTGATCGCGAACGTCGGTTTCGAAGTCGGGATGGTGTTCTACAACTCCTTCCTCCCCCAGTTGTCGACGCCGCGAACGATCGGACGGATCTCCGGCTACGCGTGGGGCCTCGGTTACGCCGGAGGCCTGGTCTGCCTCGTGGTCGCGCTGCTCGGGCTGATCGGTCTCGGCGAGGGAGCGCCCTGGCTTCCGCTCAGCACCGAGGACGGCTTCAACGTCCGCGCCTCGAATCTGCTCGTAGGGCTCTGGTTCCTGCTCTTCAGCCTGCCGGCGCTCATCCTGCTGCGTGACGAGGCCGCACCGCGAGCGGGTGAGACTACCGGCAACGCGCTTGCGACCGTTCGCCACGCCTTCGAGGATCTCGGTCGCACCCTGACCCGGATCCGTGACTTCCCGGACATCGTCCGTTTCCTGATCGCCCGTCTGATCTACAACGACGGCCTGATCACCGTGTTCGCCTTCGGCGGCGTCTACGCCGCCGGAACGTTCGGCATGGACACGGCGGAGGTGATCGTCTTCGGCATCGCCCTCAATGTCGCGGCCGGGCTGGGCGCGTTCCTGTTCGGCCTGATGGACGACCGGGTCGGCGGCCGCGCCACCGTGCTGTGGAGCCTGGTCGGACTGTTCGTCTGCTCCCTTGTCGCGGTCGCTGCGCCGAACAGGACCTGGTTCTGGGGCGCGGCGCTGGTGCTGGGCCTGTTCATGGGTCCCAACCAATCAGCGAGCCGGTCGCTGATGGGCCGATTCGCACCGAAGCGCTACGAGTCCGAGTTCTTCGGTTTCTTCGCCTTCTCCGGCAAGGCGACGGCGTTTCTCGGACCCATGCTGCTCGGCCTCATAACGGCCGGCTACGGACAGCGCGCCGGTATCGCCGTCGTCCTGGTGTTCTTCCTGGTCGGTGGTCTGCTGCTGCTGCGAGTCGATGAGGCGCGCGGGATCGAACGGGCGGCGCGCAGCGCGTAG
- a CDS encoding redoxin domain-containing protein, with protein sequence MQEIEQDLINLGYQLFAVSPDIVAQLHATVDKNELKYRLLSDRGMAASQAFGIAFRNEEMVRTYREDYQLDLEEYAGDDHHMLPVPAVFVLDTDGRIAFHYVNPDFRVRLPETVLLEAAKAALK encoded by the coding sequence TTGCAGGAGATAGAGCAGGATCTGATCAACCTCGGCTATCAGTTGTTCGCGGTTTCACCGGACATCGTCGCGCAACTGCACGCCACCGTCGACAAGAACGAGCTGAAGTACCGGCTCCTCTCGGATCGGGGCATGGCGGCCTCGCAGGCGTTCGGCATCGCCTTTCGCAACGAGGAGATGGTGCGGACCTACCGGGAGGACTACCAGCTCGACCTCGAAGAGTACGCCGGGGACGATCACCACATGCTGCCCGTGCCCGCCGTCTTCGTGCTCGACACGGACGGGCGGATCGCCTTCCACTACGTGAACCCGGACTTCAGGGTCCGTCTCCCGGAGACGGTTCTGCTCGAGGCCGCGAAGGCGGCGCTCAAGTAG
- a CDS encoding fibronectin type III domain-containing protein has protein sequence MLLTAVLVFSAPVEGQRLLTLTPQATGRATVGDPDFAPEIAAFAAQVDLELLRTESGRLELPTPDGRVLIADLSVFEDRGGGDLMWSGGLPGAGYDSVVLTLEGGRLVGWFAEPAGVRYRISARPDGSGRMEAGFNLPGAQPDAFCAVGSDREQLPQIAPVRIAGATAHDPPTRVAAPQSHDTLEILVVYTPTAAGNWAGRGGAQAAIRNAGDYLNMVLRNGRIDIRANIVHTAEVAGLDRVGRDGTGLYGSSIISQLRFHGEALRLRREHGADLVHLFTGESPWLFNACGQHYLLSRNETAEDFSAFGYGWTANSCYADGPIFAHEVGHGLGAHHDPDNGGSPELAVRPYAFGHGNLDRIPNVGTIMSYTGQEEPYLSSVRIKPQGRVIGIAGERENERALQRTIHIGVKYGDFVSPLPPDAPAAPTDLRVTMESETSVRLSWQDNATDEDGYEATLWRPGQGFMTRPLDGRTTGVVDLPVADAGTRYFFRVEAYRGETRSASSGTVTLVTPGAEPAPPSGLAWEPAAVEDPAQMGTSAARLTWVDNSDDEYYFEVELSIGGPVRRKYVSANSRSTVLSRLEPGRAYGVRMSAIGPGGTATGSEFMVLRPRLPPGPSAVTNLTARATGPTSVRLTWTDNSTNELGFRVLALVSGWFGLFEAGADSESIEIEGLAHGGSYVFYVLPFNDSGLGRRTGISLPLGSPGRGPVAPTKLSWAVSGEAARLAWVHNSNDETGFEIQSRPDYGNEDTVVVGGGRWTRVALAPAGARHFELERSEEVDYRVFAYNGTGFSKASNTVRGMPFVGPGPTGGEGGLTAVPSGETAAELTWTGRWARPARGRLTVEARNPANGWIEVATAEAAAGGAMVTGLEPETPYTFRLRAGAADYSPEASVTTGAFQGACREESAYLCLRDDRFEVRAHWSKPDAPDEYGSGAAVPVDVSDESGLFWFFDPENIELVVKVLDGRTINGSYWVFFGALSDVEYWITVRDAQTGERRTYHNPPREVCGQKDLVAFGDLSPAALSPGAGPIGGGRAGFDLLRMNVAALDLAGLDLASEGGGHCETGEGRLCLLDDRFAVEVDFVDPNADPDVEQAAKVIPSLTTAKTGFFWFFSPSNIELAVKMLDGRALNGRFWLLYGGLSDVEYEITVTDTVTGEDSTYRNEAGSICGQIDVEAF, from the coding sequence TTGCTGCTCACGGCGGTGCTCGTCTTCTCTGCGCCCGTCGAGGGTCAGCGACTGCTGACCCTGACGCCGCAGGCGACGGGGCGCGCAACCGTCGGCGATCCGGACTTCGCACCGGAGATAGCTGCTTTCGCCGCCCAGGTCGACCTGGAGTTGCTTCGCACGGAGTCGGGACGGCTGGAACTGCCGACGCCGGACGGCCGTGTGCTGATCGCGGACTTGAGCGTGTTCGAGGATCGTGGCGGCGGCGACCTGATGTGGTCCGGCGGTCTCCCGGGTGCGGGCTACGACAGCGTCGTTCTGACGCTCGAGGGTGGCCGCCTCGTGGGCTGGTTCGCTGAGCCCGCCGGTGTCCGCTACCGCATCAGCGCCCGGCCCGACGGCAGTGGCCGGATGGAGGCTGGCTTCAACCTGCCTGGCGCGCAGCCCGACGCCTTCTGCGCCGTGGGCTCCGATCGCGAACAGCTCCCACAGATCGCTCCGGTGCGCATTGCCGGGGCGACGGCGCACGATCCGCCCACACGAGTCGCAGCTCCGCAGAGTCACGACACGCTCGAGATCCTCGTCGTTTACACGCCCACGGCGGCCGGAAACTGGGCTGGCCGGGGCGGGGCGCAAGCGGCGATCCGGAACGCCGGCGACTACCTGAACATGGTCCTGCGGAACGGCCGTATCGACATTCGCGCGAACATCGTCCACACGGCCGAGGTAGCGGGACTCGATCGGGTCGGACGGGATGGAACCGGTCTCTACGGCTCCTCGATCATCAGTCAGCTCAGGTTCCACGGGGAGGCGCTCCGGCTGCGCCGGGAGCATGGAGCCGACCTGGTTCACCTGTTCACCGGCGAGTCGCCCTGGCTGTTCAACGCCTGCGGCCAGCACTACCTGCTCTCTCGCAATGAAACCGCGGAGGACTTCTCGGCGTTCGGGTACGGCTGGACCGCCAACTCCTGCTATGCGGACGGGCCGATCTTCGCCCACGAAGTGGGCCACGGCCTGGGCGCCCACCACGATCCGGACAACGGTGGTTCGCCCGAGTTGGCCGTCAGGCCGTACGCCTTCGGTCACGGCAATCTCGACCGGATTCCGAACGTCGGCACGATCATGAGCTACACGGGCCAGGAAGAGCCGTACCTGTCGAGTGTGCGGATCAAGCCCCAGGGCCGTGTAATCGGCATCGCGGGCGAGCGGGAGAACGAACGCGCCCTCCAGAGGACGATCCACATCGGTGTGAAGTACGGCGACTTCGTTTCCCCGCTGCCCCCCGACGCACCTGCGGCGCCGACCGATCTGCGGGTGACGATGGAGAGCGAGACGTCGGTGCGGCTCTCCTGGCAGGACAACGCGACGGACGAGGATGGCTATGAAGCGACTCTCTGGCGTCCCGGACAGGGATTCATGACGCGCCCACTCGACGGTCGTACAACGGGAGTGGTGGACCTGCCTGTCGCGGACGCCGGCACCCGCTACTTCTTCCGGGTCGAAGCGTACAGAGGCGAAACCCGGTCCGCGAGTAGCGGCACCGTCACGCTCGTGACTCCGGGCGCCGAGCCCGCGCCGCCGTCCGGACTCGCCTGGGAACCGGCCGCGGTCGAGGACCCGGCCCAGATGGGAACGAGCGCCGCCCGCCTGACCTGGGTCGACAACTCGGACGACGAGTACTACTTCGAGGTGGAACTCTCGATCGGCGGTCCCGTGCGGCGCAAGTACGTGTCTGCGAACTCGCGCTCGACCGTGCTGTCGCGCCTGGAGCCCGGACGAGCCTACGGTGTGCGCATGAGCGCCATCGGCCCCGGCGGCACGGCGACGGGCAGTGAGTTCATGGTGTTGAGACCGCGCCTGCCGCCGGGCCCGTCGGCCGTCACGAACCTGACCGCGCGTGCTACCGGTCCCACGTCGGTCCGCTTGACGTGGACCGACAACTCCACCAACGAACTCGGCTTCCGGGTCCTGGCTCTCGTGTCGGGTTGGTTCGGTCTGTTCGAGGCCGGGGCCGACAGCGAGTCCATCGAGATCGAGGGGCTGGCGCACGGCGGCAGCTACGTCTTCTATGTGCTGCCGTTCAACGATTCCGGTCTGGGGAGACGTACCGGGATCAGCTTGCCGCTGGGTTCCCCAGGGCGCGGCCCCGTGGCTCCGACCAAGCTCAGTTGGGCAGTGTCCGGAGAAGCAGCCCGCCTTGCCTGGGTGCACAACTCGAACGATGAGACGGGGTTCGAGATTCAGTCACGGCCCGACTACGGCAACGAGGACACCGTCGTCGTCGGGGGAGGCCGCTGGACCCGGGTGGCGCTGGCGCCGGCGGGAGCCAGACACTTTGAACTCGAGCGCAGCGAAGAAGTGGACTACCGGGTGTTCGCCTACAACGGGACTGGTTTCTCGAAGGCCAGCAACACGGTCAGGGGGATGCCGTTTGTCGGACCTGGCCCGACGGGAGGTGAGGGCGGCTTGACGGCAGTGCCCTCCGGCGAGACAGCGGCCGAACTGACCTGGACCGGGAGATGGGCACGGCCGGCTCGGGGCAGGCTCACCGTCGAGGCGCGGAACCCGGCGAACGGCTGGATCGAGGTGGCGACGGCCGAAGCGGCCGCCGGCGGGGCCATGGTCACCGGGCTGGAACCGGAGACCCCCTACACGTTCCGGCTTCGGGCCGGGGCCGCGGACTACTCTCCGGAGGCGAGCGTCACTACCGGCGCGTTCCAGGGGGCCTGCAGGGAGGAGTCGGCCTATCTCTGCCTTCGCGACGATCGCTTCGAAGTGCGTGCGCACTGGAGCAAGCCGGATGCTCCGGACGAGTACGGTTCCGGTGCGGCGGTTCCGGTCGACGTTTCGGACGAGTCGGGGCTTTTCTGGTTCTTCGACCCCGAGAACATCGAACTGGTCGTCAAGGTGCTCGACGGCCGGACGATCAACGGCAGCTATTGGGTCTTCTTCGGAGCGCTGTCGGACGTCGAGTACTGGATCACCGTGAGGGACGCGCAGACAGGTGAGCGGCGGACGTACCACAACCCGCCCAGGGAAGTCTGCGGCCAGAAGGACCTCGTGGCCTTCGGCGACCTGAGTCCGGCGGCCCTGTCGCCCGGTGCCGGCCCTATCGGAGGGGGCCGAGCGGGCTTCGACCTCCTGCGGATGAACGTCGCAGCCCTCGACCTGGCCGGTCTCGATCTTGCGAGCGAGGGCGGCGGTCACTGCGAGACAGGCGAGGGACGGCTCTGTCTCCTGGACGACCGATTCGCGGTGGAGGTCGACTTCGTCGATCCGAACGCCGATCCGGACGTGGAGCAGGCCGCGAAGGTGATTCCATCGCTGACGACGGCAAAGACGGGCTTCTTCTGGTTCTTCAGCCCTTCGAACATCGAACTGGCGGTGAAGATGCTGGACGGCCGGGCCCTGAACGGCCGCTTCTGGCTCCTGTACGGTGGGCTGTCGGATGTCGAGTACGAGATCACGGTCACGGACACGGTGACCGGCGAGGATTCGACCTACCGCAACGAGGCGGGCAGCATCTGTGGTCAGATCGACGTCGAGGCGTTCTGA
- a CDS encoding crotonase/enoyl-CoA hydratase family protein, whose protein sequence is MPTEPTYEAIRYDVDDGVLTMTLNRPERLNAFNGQMMREIMEALNRADGDDSVRAVIVTGEGRGFCAGADLSSGGDTFSHPEADGDTYRDGGGILSLAIYNVRKPIIAAINGPAVGVGITMTLPMDIRLASTEARMGFVFVRRGMVPEACSSYFLPRLVGMGRATEWALTGRVFPAEEAFEAGLVNRVLPPDELLPAARELAGEIAANTSPVSVTITRHMLWKGLDAESPMAAHRVESKGIYWRGNSDDAREGVTSFLEKRPADFPMKVSSDLPPYFPWWEDERF, encoded by the coding sequence ATGCCCACGGAACCGACGTACGAGGCGATCCGCTACGACGTAGATGACGGCGTCCTGACGATGACGCTGAACCGGCCGGAGCGCCTGAACGCGTTCAACGGCCAGATGATGCGGGAGATCATGGAGGCGCTGAACCGCGCGGACGGCGATGATTCCGTGCGCGCCGTCATCGTCACCGGCGAAGGGCGCGGCTTCTGCGCCGGCGCCGACCTCTCGTCCGGCGGCGACACGTTTTCGCACCCCGAAGCCGACGGAGACACCTACCGCGACGGCGGCGGCATCCTGTCGCTTGCGATCTACAACGTCCGCAAGCCGATCATCGCGGCGATCAACGGACCCGCGGTCGGCGTCGGCATCACGATGACCCTGCCGATGGACATCCGCCTGGCCTCGACCGAGGCGCGGATGGGCTTCGTCTTCGTCCGCCGCGGCATGGTTCCCGAAGCCTGCAGCAGCTACTTCCTTCCGCGCCTGGTCGGCATGGGACGGGCCACCGAATGGGCGCTCACCGGTCGCGTCTTTCCAGCGGAGGAGGCGTTCGAGGCCGGACTGGTGAACCGCGTCCTGCCGCCCGACGAACTGCTGCCGGCGGCACGCGAGCTGGCAGGGGAGATCGCCGCGAACACCTCGCCGGTGTCGGTCACGATCACCCGGCACATGCTGTGGAAGGGTCTCGACGCCGAGTCGCCGATGGCCGCGCACCGGGTGGAATCGAAGGGCATCTACTGGCGCGGCAACAGCGACGACGCTCGGGAAGGCGTGACGTCGTTCCTTGAGAAGCGGCCGGCCGACTTTCCGATGAAGGTCAGTTCCGACCTGCCGCCGTACTTTCCCTGGTGGGAGGACGAGCGGTTCTGA
- a CDS encoding arylsulfatase has protein sequence MVAVVLFALPGCGGEETPPRPDIVLIMADDMGFSDLGSYGGEIETPNLDRLAANGLRFSHFYNTARCCPTRASLLTGLYAHQAGVGHMMGDDDLPGYRGDLAANAVTIAEALGEAGYGTYMSGKWHVTRHVGHWSGNDELTSTHNWPLQRGFDRFYGTIHGAGSFYDPISLTEGNTPVELEPPDESDAPYYYTDAISEYAARFVRDHAAGDRSGDPLFLYVAHTAPHWPLHALPGDIDRYRGRYAAGWDAIREDRQERLIELGLIDEDWLLAERDQRVPAWDDVPEEERPWFERAMEVYAAQIDRMDQGIGALVAALEETGRLDNTLILFLADNGGCAEVLTDRWTGLAIPRQALDGSPVAVGNDTTVLPGPESSYQSYGPHWAHVSNTPFRLYKHWVHEGGIASPLIVHWPDRITEGGGIVGETAHVVDLMATALEAAGAPHPGSRAGRDSIPVEGTSLLPAFQDQPLEREAVFWEHEGNRAVRSGKWKLVSRHPGEWELYDLVADRTEVDDLAADEPEKVAHFAALWEAWAARTGVVPWAELIERRRAARQAR, from the coding sequence TTGGTAGCGGTTGTCCTCTTCGCGCTTCCTGGCTGCGGTGGCGAGGAGACCCCGCCCCGGCCCGACATCGTCCTGATCATGGCCGACGACATGGGCTTCTCCGACCTCGGCAGCTACGGTGGCGAGATCGAAACACCCAACCTCGACCGCCTGGCTGCGAACGGTTTGCGGTTCAGCCACTTCTACAACACGGCCCGCTGCTGCCCGACCAGGGCGTCCCTCCTGACCGGCCTCTACGCGCACCAGGCCGGCGTCGGCCACATGATGGGCGACGACGACCTTCCGGGCTACCGCGGAGACCTTGCCGCAAACGCGGTGACGATCGCCGAAGCGCTGGGCGAAGCCGGCTACGGCACCTACATGTCCGGCAAGTGGCACGTCACCCGCCACGTCGGCCACTGGAGCGGCAACGACGAGCTGACCTCGACGCACAACTGGCCCCTGCAGCGCGGTTTCGACCGCTTCTACGGCACGATCCACGGCGCCGGCAGCTTCTACGACCCGATTTCGTTGACCGAGGGCAACACGCCGGTCGAGCTGGAACCGCCCGACGAATCCGACGCGCCGTACTACTACACCGACGCGATCTCGGAGTACGCGGCGCGTTTCGTGCGCGACCATGCGGCCGGCGATCGGAGCGGCGATCCACTGTTTCTCTATGTCGCACACACGGCGCCGCACTGGCCTCTCCATGCACTGCCGGGAGACATCGACCGATACCGGGGTCGCTACGCGGCGGGTTGGGACGCGATCCGGGAAGACCGCCAGGAACGGCTGATCGAACTGGGTCTCATCGACGAAGACTGGCTGCTCGCCGAGCGCGATCAGCGAGTACCCGCCTGGGACGATGTCCCCGAGGAAGAACGCCCCTGGTTCGAGCGGGCGATGGAGGTTTACGCCGCCCAGATCGACCGCATGGATCAGGGGATCGGGGCGCTGGTGGCGGCACTCGAGGAGACCGGCCGGCTCGACAACACGCTGATCCTGTTCCTGGCGGACAACGGCGGTTGCGCAGAGGTCCTGACGGATCGGTGGACCGGCCTCGCGATCCCGCGTCAAGCCCTCGACGGCAGCCCGGTGGCGGTCGGTAACGACACCACGGTACTGCCGGGCCCCGAATCGAGCTACCAGAGTTACGGCCCGCACTGGGCGCACGTCAGCAACACGCCCTTTCGCCTCTACAAGCACTGGGTCCACGAAGGCGGCATCGCCTCGCCGCTGATCGTTCACTGGCCGGACCGCATCACGGAAGGCGGCGGCATCGTCGGCGAAACGGCCCATGTCGTGGACCTGATGGCGACCGCGCTCGAGGCCGCGGGTGCACCCCACCCGGGCAGTCGAGCCGGTCGCGACTCGATTCCGGTCGAGGGGACGAGCCTGCTGCCGGCCTTCCAGGACCAGCCGCTCGAGCGCGAGGCCGTGTTCTGGGAACACGAGGGCAACCGCGCCGTACGGTCCGGCAAGTGGAAACTGGTCTCCCGCCACCCCGGGGAATGGGAACTCTACGACCTGGTGGCCGACCGGACGGAGGTTGACGATCTCGCCGCCGACGAACCGGAGAAAGTCGCCCATTTCGCCGCGTTGTGGGAGGCGTGGGCCGCCCGTACGGGCGTCGTGCCCTGGGCGGAACTGATCGAGCGCCGGCGAGCCGCGCGGCAGGCCAGATAG
- a CDS encoding serine hydroxymethyltransferase translates to MDSNRQALARNDPAVWAAIAGEEERERRGVELIPSENYTYPEVFAANGSVLTNKYAEGYPGRRYYGGQEFTDAVERIAIERACKLFRAEHANVQALSGSPMNQAVYFAFLDPGDTVLAMDLSHGGHLTHGAPVSHMGRVFNFIRYKTDPDNAGAIDFDALLAQAREHRPKMILCGYSSYPRDYDYREFKQVADDVGALTMADVSHIGGLIAGNAMANPLDHGFDVMTTTGHKTLRGPRSGLILSRAEHRRKIDKAVFPGLQGGPHMNAVAALAITLGKALEPEFAVYARQVLTNAKVLAEELMGRGAELVTGGTENHMMVLDTRKSFDIDGRVAEETLDKVSITVNKQLIPDDPRPPLRPSGIRLGSPAATTRGMEEAEMKLLAEWITDALRRHGDDERLDAMRQDIERFCLRFPVPGVAVDAGGTITHRL, encoded by the coding sequence GTGGATTCGAACCGACAGGCGCTGGCGCGCAACGATCCCGCGGTGTGGGCGGCGATCGCCGGCGAGGAGGAGCGCGAGCGGCGCGGCGTCGAGCTGATCCCTTCGGAGAACTACACCTACCCCGAGGTCTTCGCGGCCAACGGCTCGGTGCTGACGAACAAGTACGCCGAGGGCTACCCCGGCCGCCGCTACTACGGCGGCCAGGAGTTCACGGACGCGGTCGAACGGATCGCGATCGAACGGGCCTGCAAGCTGTTCCGGGCAGAACACGCGAACGTCCAGGCGCTCTCGGGCTCGCCGATGAACCAGGCGGTCTACTTCGCCTTCCTCGATCCCGGCGACACCGTGCTGGCGATGGATCTGTCGCACGGCGGCCACCTGACGCACGGCGCCCCGGTATCCCACATGGGCCGGGTCTTCAACTTCATCCGCTACAAGACCGATCCGGACAACGCCGGCGCCATCGACTTCGACGCCCTGCTCGCCCAGGCACGCGAGCACCGGCCGAAGATGATCCTCTGCGGCTACTCCTCCTACCCCCGCGACTACGACTACCGGGAGTTCAAGCAGGTCGCCGACGACGTCGGCGCACTGACGATGGCCGACGTTTCCCACATCGGCGGGCTGATCGCCGGCAACGCGATGGCCAACCCGCTCGACCACGGCTTCGACGTGATGACGACGACCGGCCACAAGACCCTGCGCGGTCCCCGCAGCGGCCTGATTCTCAGCCGCGCCGAGCATCGCCGGAAGATCGACAAGGCGGTGTTCCCGGGACTCCAGGGCGGACCGCACATGAACGCCGTGGCCGCCCTCGCGATCACCCTGGGCAAGGCGCTGGAGCCGGAATTCGCGGTCTACGCCCGGCAGGTGCTGACCAACGCGAAGGTTCTGGCGGAGGAACTGATGGGCCGGGGCGCCGAACTGGTCACGGGCGGCACGGAGAACCACATGATGGTTCTCGACACCCGGAAGAGCTTCGACATCGACGGCCGCGTCGCGGAGGAGACGCTCGACAAGGTGTCGATCACCGTGAACAAGCAGTTGATTCCCGACGATCCGCGGCCGCCGCTGCGACCCAGCGGTATCCGCCTCGGCAGCCCCGCGGCGACCACGCGCGGCATGGAAGAAGCGGAGATGAAGCTGCTCGCCGAGTGGATCACGGACGCACTGCGGCGCCACGGCGACGACGAACGCCTGGACGCGATGCGCCAGGACATCGAGCGATTCTGTCTGCGTTTCCCGGTACCAGGCGTGGCGGTGGACGCGGGCGGAACGATCACGCACAGGCTGTAA
- a CDS encoding SPFH domain-containing protein translates to MDLIILILSALAAVLILIFSLSSRYRRCPSDRILVVYGKIGGTGSAKCYHGGAAFIIPILQAHQFLDLEPMTMDINLTGALSKQNIRVNCPSTFTVGISTEAGVMENAAERLLGMQMERVSALARDIIFGQMRVVLATMPIEEINADRDKLIENISNGVEVELKKVGLRLINVNIQDITDESGYIDALGKEAAARAINEAKVKVAEQERDGEVGAAAAERDRRIQVAEARATAQEGENESAVRVAQSDSQRRKEEAEAERDASAAEKVKAAQALQEAYAAQEESEVARASREQATQRADVVVPAEIKKEEIATLAEAEAERNRRLKRGEADGIRSLTEADADRIQRLKEAEAAGIEAVLKKKAEGFDQIVEAIGGADNAALLLATEQLPKLVEEQVKAIAGLQIDNVTVWDSGRGENGKTATADFVSGLVGSLPPLHELTKNVGIKLPEYLGSSEGGETDSPEPSPAEPQADPEP, encoded by the coding sequence GTGGATCTGATCATCCTCATCCTGTCCGCCCTGGCGGCGGTCCTCATCCTCATCTTCTCGCTCTCGAGCCGTTACCGGCGCTGCCCGTCGGACCGCATCCTCGTCGTCTACGGCAAGATCGGCGGCACCGGCTCGGCGAAGTGCTACCACGGCGGCGCGGCATTCATCATCCCGATCCTGCAGGCGCACCAGTTCCTCGATCTCGAACCGATGACGATGGACATCAACCTGACCGGCGCGCTCTCGAAGCAGAACATCCGCGTCAACTGCCCCTCGACGTTCACGGTCGGCATTTCGACGGAGGCCGGCGTGATGGAGAACGCGGCCGAACGCCTGCTGGGCATGCAGATGGAGCGTGTGTCGGCGCTCGCCCGGGACATCATCTTCGGTCAGATGCGGGTCGTCCTGGCGACAATGCCGATCGAAGAGATCAACGCCGACCGCGACAAGCTGATCGAGAACATCTCGAACGGCGTCGAGGTCGAGCTGAAGAAGGTCGGCCTGCGGCTGATCAACGTGAACATCCAGGACATCACGGACGAGTCCGGCTACATCGACGCGCTCGGCAAGGAGGCCGCGGCGCGGGCGATCAACGAGGCGAAGGTCAAGGTCGCCGAACAGGAACGCGACGGCGAGGTCGGCGCCGCGGCGGCCGAGCGCGACCGGCGCATCCAGGTCGCCGAGGCGAGGGCAACGGCCCAGGAGGGCGAGAACGAATCCGCAGTGCGGGTGGCGCAGTCCGACTCCCAGCGGAGAAAGGAAGAGGCCGAGGCGGAGCGCGACGCATCCGCCGCCGAGAAGGTCAAGGCCGCCCAGGCGCTGCAGGAAGCCTACGCCGCCCAGGAGGAGTCCGAGGTCGCGCGCGCCAGCCGCGAGCAGGCCACCCAGCGCGCGGATGTCGTCGTCCCCGCCGAGATCAAGAAGGAGGAGATCGCCACCCTGGCCGAGGCCGAGGCCGAACGCAACCGCCGCCTGAAGCGGGGCGAAGCCGACGGCATCCGGTCGCTGACCGAGGCCGACGCCGACCGCATCCAGCGGCTCAAGGAAGCCGAGGCGGCCGGCATCGAGGCGGTGCTCAAGAAGAAGGCCGAGGGCTTCGACCAGATCGTCGAAGCGATCGGCGGCGCCGACAACGCAGCGTTGCTGCTGGCCACCGAGCAACTTCCGAAGCTGGTCGAGGAGCAGGTCAAGGCGATCGCCGGTCTCCAGATCGACAACGTGACCGTATGGGACTCCGGCCGCGGCGAAAACGGCAAGACCGCCACGGCGGACTTCGTCTCCGGCCTGGTCGGTTCACTGCCGCCGCTGCACGAACTGACGAAGAACGTCGGCATCAAGCTGCCGGAGTACTTGGGCAGCAGCGAGGGCGGCGAAACGGACTCACCCGAGCCGTCTCCTGCGGAACCGCAAGCCGATCCCGAGCCCTGA